The Acidimicrobiales bacterium genome includes the window GGCCCGCACTTCTGCCTCGGCGCCCACCTCGCCCGGCGTGAGATCAGCGTGATGTTCCGCGAGCTGCTGCATCGCCTGCCCGACATCCACGTCGTGGGCGAACCCCAGCGCCTGCGCTCCAACTTCATCAACGGCATCAAGCACCTCGACGCGGAGTTCACGCCGAGGTCCCCATGAGCACGCGCTTCGAACACATCGACTCGCAACAGACCGAGATGGGCGAGATCAGCCTGCGCCGTCGCCTCGAACCATCGCTGCTGGTCGACGTCTACGAGGTGAGGCTCGGCGACGAGTACCTCATGTCGAGCCTCTTCACCGCCTCCGAGATCCAGCTCGCCGAGCTCGGGCTCGCCCAGCTCCCTGACACCGGCCTCGACGTCGTCGTCGGCGGGCTCGGACTCGGCTACACGGCCCGGGCGGTGCTCGACGACCCCCGAGTGCGCTCGCTCCACGTCGTCGAAGCCCTCAGCGCCGTCGTCGACTGGCACGAGCGCAAGCTCGTCCCCTGCGCCGAGGAGCTCGTCACCGACGCTCGCTGCCACCTCGTCACCGGCGACTTCTTCGCGATGGTCGCCGAGAACACGGGCTTCGGGCCCGACTCTCCCGACCGCTACCACGCCGTGCTCGTCGACATCGACCACACCCCGCGAGGCCACCTCCACCCCAGCCACGCCCCCTTCTACACCCCCGAGGGACTCCGACCTCTCGCCGCTCGCCTCCACCCCGACGGTGTGTTCGGGCTCTGGTCCGACCACCCGCCCGACGCCGACTACATCGCCACCGTCGAGCAGGTCTTCACATCCTGCGAAGCCCGCGTCGTCACCTTCCCCAACCCCCATAGCGGCGGCCAGTCCTCCAGCACCATCTACCTCGCCAAGCGCCCCCTGTAGTCCCTCAGGGGCTGCCGCGGAGATCGGGTTGTGTAGTCCTACCGATGTGGTGTCGGGCGGCTCGTCGTACCGTCGAGGTCGTGGCGATTCGGGCGGACGAGGCGTTGGGGTTGCGTGGTGCGCTGGTGGGAGTGGACGTACCGGTTCCTGTCCTCGACGGTCGCCGGGTCGCGTATGTGAACCTCGACAACGCTGCGAGTACGCCGCCGTTCTGCTCGGTCGTGGAGACGGTCGAACGGTTCCTTCCCTTCTCTGCGAGCGTGCATCGGGGCACCGGTTACAAGTCGCGGCTGAGCACGGCCGTCTACGAGCAGGCGCGGGAGCTCGTCGGGCAGTTCGTCGGCGCCGATCCCGATCGGGACGTCCGAGCAGACCATCGTCGACCTCGCCGGCGAGGGGCTCACCAACACCGAGATCGCCGAGCGGCTCTACAGCGTTGGGGTCTGATCACCTCGTGGAGGGCGGTCCAGTTGTCGGTGCCGTGGCCGGCGGCGATCGCTCGGTCGTAGTGCGACTTGATCGCACGAGGTAGCTCGGTGTCGACGCCGCTGGCTTCGTTGGTGCTCACGATGTGGTCGGCTGTGGCGCCCATCATCAGCACGGTGCTCAGGTCGCCTGGATGTACCCCGCTTTCCAGTTGCCTGGCCAGGTCGTGACCGCCTTGGAGCATCGCGGGGATGCCGGTCAGCGTGTCGAGCGCGTCGGGCAGGAAGTCGCCGACCGGCACCCCGGCTGCGTTCACCATCGCTGCGGCCTGCAGCAGCCCTGACAGGGGCGGTGAGGAACACGGCGAGCTGCGCCTGATACCAGAGTTGCGCGAGGCCTGGGTCCTCGCCGACGTAGCGCGGCGTGCCGAGCAGCCGGAGCACCGTTTCGTGCGCGCGGAGCACGGCTTCGGGACCGCTGAAGTACACGTAGGCCGCATCGGTGCCGACCATCGGGGCCGGCACCATGACGCCGCCGGCGAGGAAGCGGGCATCGTGCTGTGCCGCCCAGGCGGCTGCGTCGCGGGTGACGTCCGGCGTGTCCGAGCTCAGGTTGACGATGGTCGTGCCGGCGAGCGCGCTCACGGCCCCATCGAGGATGTCGTACATCGCCCGGTAGTCGGTGAGGCTGAGGATCGTGAGCTCGCTGGCGGCGATGGCGTCGGCCGGCGTCGGCACCAGGGTGGCTCCCGAGGCGACCAGTTCGGCGGCTCGGCTTGGTGTGCGGTTCCACACCGTCACCGGCACCCCTGCCTTCATCAAGGCTGTGGCCATCGCCTGGCCCATTGGGCCGAGGCCGATCACGGTGACCGGTGCGAGGTCGGTCGTGTTGCTCATCGTGTGGCCGTCAGCTCCTCGAAGATGCGGGCGAAGCCCTGCTTGCCGTGGCCGGCGGCGATCTGGCGCTGGATCATCTCGTGCACTGGCTGCAGCACCTCGGCGCTGACGCTCTGTTCGACGCTCGCCGTGACGATCTTGGTGAGGTCGGAGAACTCCAGGCTCTGCTGGCCTTCAGCGGCGTAGCCGGTGGCGTCGATGGTGGCTGCGAGGCCGGCGAACGCGCCTGTCATCGCGGCGAGGAACGGTGTGGCCCGGGTGGCGAAGTCCGTGGCGGATACACCCTCGGCGCCGACCATCGCGGCGCCGTGCATGAAGCCGGCGAATGTCACGTACATGCCGGCGAGCATCGCCATGTCGTAGAGCGACGCCATGCCGGCGTCGGGCCCGAAGTAGCTGCTCTGTCCCCACCGATCGAGCGGTGCGCGGTGCTCTTCGAACACCGTGGCCGAGCCGCTGTAGAAGATGGCTGAGCCGGGGCTGCCGATCATCTCCGGCACGGCCATGACGGCGCCGTCGAGGTAGTCGATGGCGTGTCGGGCGGCCCAGTCGGCCAGCTCCCGAGCCTCGTTGGGCGTGGTGGTCGTGAGGTTGACCAGCGCGTGCCTGCGCAGGCTTGAGGCGATCGGATCGAGTACTTCGTGGACCGATGCGTGGTCGAACAGGCAAACGACGGTCAGCGGGCTGGCCGACACGGCTGCCTCGACCGAGGCGGCGGTGGTGGCGCCGCGAGCGGCGAGCGGTTGGGACTTGGTGGGCGATCGGTTCCAAACAGTGGTGGGGTGCCCGGCATCGATCAGCGCGGCAGCGAGGGCGCCGCCCATCGCGCCGAGGCCGACCACCGTGGTGGGGGAGGGGTTGTGGCTCATGCGGAGCCATCATTCGCCTATACCGGCGAGCTGCCAAGTACCTACCTTTTAGTTCGATACCCACCATTTGGTAAGTATTGGGGCGAACGCAGGCACGACACGGAGGGCTCGATGGCAACGACGGCGAGATGCGGTCCCTACATCTGCGGCATCGACGCCGCGATGGACGTGGTGTCGGGGAAGTGGAAGTCGCTGATCCTGTGGGAGCTCGACAACTACGGCATCCGCCGCTTCGGCGAGCTCAAGCGGGGTCTGGTGGGCGTCAGCGAGAAGATGCTCATCCAGCACCTGCGCGAGATGGAGGAGGACGGTCTGATCCACCGCGAGGTGTACCGCCAGGTGCCCCCGAAGGTGGAGTACTCCCTGACCGAGCACGGCCGCACGCTGAACGAAGCCCTCCGCCCGCTGGGAGCCTGGGGCACGCAGCGACGTCAGCGCCTCGACGCCGGCATCCAATGACTGCCACTGTCGGGTTCTAAGCCGGAGTGGCCGCTCCGAACCAGGTCGCAAGTGCTCGAGGCAGCTCTGGGTCCGTGAGGTCTCCTGCCCAGGCGACATGTCCGTCGGGTCGGATCACCACGGCCGGGGGAGCAGCGATCTCGCCAAGGACCGGTAGCTCCCACACGCCAGCGTGCTTGGCGTCGACCAACCGGATTCGATCCGCCCAGGGAGAGATGTCGAAACCGCCGGGTTCACCGAGGTTGAGGAGCACGGGCCGGACGTCGTGCAGCAGGGTGAAGACGCGCGTGGGACCGTCCGCGGTGGACAGGTCGAGGTCGGGCATGCGCCGCCCGAGCAACGGGTGCCCCTCTCCGAGGTCGTAGTGGATGTCGAGACCGGAGATCATCGCGGCGATGCGCCGGCGCGGCTCGTCCGTGCTCAGCAGTTCGGTCATGGTGTCGCGGAGGGCCCTGCTGCGCTCGTCGATGCGGCTGAGCGCGACCTGCGCCATGGTGTTCTGCAA containing:
- a CDS encoding NAD(P)-binding domain-containing protein, which produces MSNTTDLAPVTVIGLGPMGQAMATALMKAGVPVTVWNRTPSRAAELVASGATLVPTPADAIAASELTILSLTDYRAMYDILDGAVSALAGTTIVNLSSDTPDVTRDAAAWAAQHDARFLAGGVMVPAPMVGTDAAYVYFSGPEAVLRAHETVLRLLGTPRYVGEDPGLAQLWYQAQLAVFLTAPVRAAAGRSDGERSRGAGRRLPARRARHADRHPRDAPRRSRPGQATGKRGTSRRPEHRADDGRHSRPHREHQRSQRRRHRATSCDQVALRPSDRRRPRHRQLDRPPRGDQTPTL
- a CDS encoding spermidine synthase, with product MSTRFEHIDSQQTEMGEISLRRRLEPSLLVDVYEVRLGDEYLMSSLFTASEIQLAELGLAQLPDTGLDVVVGGLGLGYTARAVLDDPRVRSLHVVEALSAVVDWHERKLVPCAEELVTDARCHLVTGDFFAMVAENTGFGPDSPDRYHAVLVDIDHTPRGHLHPSHAPFYTPEGLRPLAARLHPDGVFGLWSDHPPDADYIATVEQVFTSCEARVVTFPNPHSGGQSSSTIYLAKRPL
- a CDS encoding NAD(P)-binding domain-containing protein, with protein sequence MSHNPSPTTVVGLGAMGGALAAALIDAGHPTTVWNRSPTKSQPLAARGATTAASVEAAVSASPLTVVCLFDHASVHEVLDPIASSLRRHALVNLTTTTPNEARELADWAARHAIDYLDGAVMAVPEMIGSPGSAIFYSGSATVFEEHRAPLDRWGQSSYFGPDAGMASLYDMAMLAGMYVTFAGFMHGAAMVGAEGVSATDFATRATPFLAAMTGAFAGLAATIDATGYAAEGQQSLEFSDLTKIVTASVEQSVSAEVLQPVHEMIQRQIAAGHGKQGFARIFEELTATR
- a CDS encoding cytochrome P450, with the translated sequence SEGDRVVLWYWSANRDEAVFDDPFTFDIGRTPNDHVGFGGPGPHFCLGAHLARREISVMFRELLHRLPDIHVVGEPQRLRSNFINGIKHLDAEFTPRSP
- a CDS encoding helix-turn-helix domain-containing protein — protein: MATTARCGPYICGIDAAMDVVSGKWKSLILWELDNYGIRRFGELKRGLVGVSEKMLIQHLREMEEDGLIHREVYRQVPPKVEYSLTEHGRTLNEALRPLGAWGTQRRQRLDAGIQ